A region of the Parasteatoda tepidariorum isolate YZ-2023 chromosome 7, CAS_Ptep_4.0, whole genome shotgun sequence genome:
GAAAATGAGAGagaaatttaagtattattgtCTAGACAAGTTATATATTCAAgggttggacaaaataatggaaacacttctatactaatacATCGTTTCATATTTCTCCAGAAATacttaacgaaatattttataacatcagAAGTGTTTAaatcatgcgatttctcatgCATATCAATGAAACTTAAAGATTTTAGAGGTTTCAGGAACCGACAATAAATCACAAACGGAAAACAATGTAATTGAGCCCTCTATGccaaaaaattcagaaatagatTTGTAGCTTGTGACAGTTGTATATGCAATAATTACATTTCGTAAGTCTATAGTTTGTATAGTTATAAAActtatggacatttttataaaatgaaataaaaatttaaaaaattgaaaaagaaactagtttttcttgttttatgttttttgctataactttaaaaatattcaataaaaatatacaaaattttttaagcaatttaaaattgattacaaaatgcttgctttaaaattttagaaatattcgtTTAAAACTGCGCGagataaaatagttcttttatactgctcCTGAacgggaaaaatttaaaaattcttcgttttgtagtgaatcgtacttggcagttaaagaaaaaagtccgatttgaatatcctaaaaaattaaaaagtttcaatcaattttcaaaatagttttcttactttttaaaaggaaagctcaaaattacaagtggttttctacaaatattattttgtatcataagacagaatttaataacaatacttACAATAAATGTTCACACACCGAAATGgcatttaataaagaaagaaaacaggcaggaaaaaaagatacttttatggGGGATGATCCCCAACAATGCAATGAACTTGCcaacaacatttttaatatacctTATTTAGTAGCACAAATTGATGTATGTGGAAAACCCCTTAtctttttcagcattttttaaaaagtaccgaaactacttagaaaattacttgaaatttttaaaatttttaagatattaaaaataggaCTTTTTTTATAGGTTGCCAACTGcgattcattacaaaattaaggcattttttcatcaaatttttttgcgCATGctcagtataaaagaactactttaattacatatatCTTGAGcagttttaaacgaatttttcttaaacctaaaagagaaaattttgtgtctaattttaaaatattctaaaatattttgtttagttttattgaatatttttaaaattatagcaaaaaaataggtaaaaaaatttgtgttttatgaaaatgtccatatcttcaaatatattttagccAGGCTTGcgaaattttgtgtaattattgcATACAATAACCAGAATAACTGTGAcaagttaaaaatctttttctacaTTATTTGGCATAAggtgtttgcaatttttttttccgtttgttccttattgtcggtccctcaaacctctaaaagctttaaacttcattgatacgtatgagaaatcgcatggTCTAAACACTTGTgaagctataaaatatttcgttcaGTATTTCAGGGGAGtacgaaaaaaagtattagcatAGAAGCGTTGTGATTATTTTGTCCACCCCAGTATATACTTTCCTTTAGAGGTTTATACAcggaatgaaatgaaataatgatttattcgATAAgactaattatttagaatttaaaacgGTTTTATGCACTGttcgaattttcattctaaaattatggtaaaataatcggcaacagtctgtccatccgattaaccataaagtttatggttaggaacatcttttttacctttttgGTTCTACAACCATATACAACTGGTACGGTTAAAAAACCAAGAATACAAATCTATACGGTTGTGTAACCATTTACTACTAGCATAGTTTCTAAGAGGAAATTTACACGAGCATTGGAGCTCTGTGGGTGCTGCACAATTATGCATGAACCATAGTTTCGAATTCTACTAGTCCAGTATCACtgattaaagaatatatatatatatatatacatatatattattttNNNNNNNNNNNNNNNNNNNNNNNNNNNNNNNNNNNNNNNNNNNNNNNNNNNNNNNNNNNNNNNNNNNNNNNNNNNNNNNNNNNNNNNNNNNNNNNNNNNNNNNNNNNNNNNNNNNNNNNNNNNNNNNNNNNNNNNNNNNNNNNNNNNNNNNNNNNNNNNNNNNNNNNNNNNNNNNNNNNNNNNNNNNNNNNNNNNNNNNNNNNNNNNNNNNNNNNNNNNNNNNNNNNNNNNNNNNNNNNNNNNNNNNNNNNNNNNNNNNNNNNNNNNNNNNNNNcctgcagtttccaaagacgaactttggttgcgcatacaagcgatatggaattctcttcctcaagcagatattcaacatctgtttgactccatgccacgtcgtatagcagcacttattgcagcgcgtggtggctgcaccaaatactgatttcggacgcttaatttgtttcttttgttttgaaaatttcatcatttatttgtatcagtacaagtcgtttctgctttaaatttcatttgattctgatgattctttcatggtgttgcattttctacaaacagcagtttatatatgATCTCGACTCGGTCTATACtcataagtatatatatatataccagtgttggccaaaaatgtaatcgattacattttttgattacagtaaagTTTGATTACagtcaattacttgtaatcatgattacaattttcaaaaattttgattacagctgtaatcatgattacaatattgattacagtaatcaattacttgtaattgattactgtaatcaatattgttgttgattaattaaaactttggtGAATCGAAATATTGCAAACCAGTTTTGGTATTGGCGATCTGCCAAATACATTCTCTCCATATACATCGgataatattttcattgcttgAACAGTATTTTTCCCTTTTCGCGATAGTAAAAGAGTAAATATACCGAAACTCCTGcttatttatttccatatttgaaAGGGCATCAACCAAAAACTACAGCGTAGAATCAAGTGAACTTTTTCACAAGCAAGCGTTGCTATACCAacggataaaataaataatgcttatgCGGCTTAAGTGTGATAgacaatgaaaatatataaatacgtTCTCTTTtggaaaaacgaaattactttcagAACAACCGAAAAGTTTCCGTGCTTAGGTCACTAGCCTATTCATTACTACTTAGACTGCCTCGTTGAAAGCAACAAGCATTTCGTAAGTGTGTACAAATACGCAGATGACTTCGGTtatacactgtgaaaaatatttcgaagaTTTTAAGGTTTTAAACCGGCAGCTGGGTTGGTTGCGCAAAACCGTAAAACTTATGAAGTAAATCCGTAGTCCCAACAACATTTTACCGTTCAAGAACAAGTTTTTTCCATAAAAGTTACGATGTGAATCCGTAGTCACAACGTATTCTCAACCATTATTAACACGGTGAAATAACGTTCGATAGTAAGACAGTTTTAATTATTGTCTCTAACAACAATATAAAACAGTATAAACGTCTCACTGATATTCATATttgtttagatataaaaattaagcagaaaaagaacagaaatatGACCTTCTTGCAAAATAGCATTATCAGCCCGTTGCTGAACTCATAGTCAAAATAGTGATTTTCAAGTCTAATGTAATGCAATGCAGCAGACAGTCAATGGATTCTGTTGccaataactacaaactaataAGAGGTAGCTCACCTAATCCTATTCTACTTTACAAAatcaatctaatttaaatagttatgcGTTCGTAATTAACTGAGATTATCGCATTGACTTTAATATAGATTTGTCCACATTAGTCCCGCTAAGTCATTAGTTCATTAAAGCCTGTTAtggttaattataaaaatgcaaatcaaaagttactattaaaatatgtaataagcaCATTTATAAAGCGAAAATAAATTAGCATCCACTGTTATTTAAAGCAATGAATAAAGTTAgtttaaagtagtaaataaaaagtaaattgagAATTTCGTTTTCCATCGTAAAATACTCgctatataatttatttattttttttatttccaatggcaaggcatattacatttataaaaacaagtcAATGCAAAACAATGAGCAAGCAATTACAAATATTGACCGAAGTCATTGAAGCCTCAGGTGTTTTCGTTAGATAATTTGtcacttaaaaatcaaaaatgttgcCGCGTAACTGCAGTGAATAACATTTTTGTGAATCTGCCAAAACATTTTAGGAgatttaaagagattttaataaacaatgcaATTATTGCTGTTCCTCACCCACACACCCAAGCCCCCGTCACACTTATTTTTCCTTGCAttcatttatgcatttaatttttgaaaagaaagtgtTTTTACCGAATTCTATacgataaaaaattagttattcgAACAAGTTATGTGATAATTAGGCATGCAATATAAGTCcggatatttttatacattttgtaaGTGTGaaaggtagttttttttaactacataaaCTTACATACTTATTTCATAACTAGAAACTTGTAGAAACTAATTAGCCAAAAATGTCGtgattattgcaaataaaagaaatttatattcttattaataatcACTGTGTTATTAGTTCATAATTGCTAACATATTAAATTCGTTGTTGCataaacagttcataataactattagtattgaaaaaattcaacttctttctgaaatataaaaattatgacaaaatgATGAAggttatgataaaaatattcaaatgttcCAATGTTGCTTTTCTTGCACGACAAtcgtatttttgaaataaacaacaaaacttGTAAAATAGCTATTCTAAcacataattcaataatttttatacagtattgataaaaataatattgggaaaaaacttagataaatcttcttttttattgcaagcatatttatttaagaagtttGTATgatgagttaaataaaaattataaaaggaaaagaaaaaatttaagtgaatgcaactaataaacattttaaataattttttgtttcgttgaaCATTTATGCTAAGTTATAGACATGTTTATCTTCGAATTAAATGCagattttagttgaaaattgatTTCTGCATAtgctacataaatattttttataataactagaAAGCTATGCATCCTGTTCGTTGCCACTCTCCAGCCCCGATGATTGCTTcacaataattgttgtttcttagcataaaacagttttttttacaaatattttaattattcacttaaaatgtatgtactaaaaagaatttgtttgcTTACGCTTGGGCCTCActtcccacgtccaaatattCCCTTATGATTCTATTCAATGaacattaagtaatttttctatgtaatcgttttttaaaatcaatttaattttgttaacaggttaattttgcttaaatttgttATCAACTTAAATTTGATTCTGTTAACGGAcctaaaaatgatttgaaaaccaAAACGGGAGAAGatattaacaattatataaCAAACGAGAGGGGGGGAAAACGGTTAAGTACCAAGTTCGGTGTAATTAAAAGAGGAGGGTCGTTTGGGACTAGTGAGTTTAGCAAGAGCTGAATCAACTACAGTGGGGTTAAATCGACGGTTAGCAGCAAGCGAGCGGAGGAAGTTAAGTTCGGAGTTTAAAGATGAGTCAGAGCAAAGGCTAAATGAGCGGAAGGCGAAAGTATGAAATGCAGAAATTTTCtgacagttaaaataaataaaattaacaagcgTGGGCTTGGAGTCAGCAAAATGCTAGCGATGgcaattctcttagttttaaaactctttattcaaaacaatcaaaatcaaaaatataataatagcagtacagcAGTAAAAACCTtcaaattagggatacaaaaatatttatggggAAATGATATTCtcatgacttttattaattttatgctgatgacaatcgaaataatacgaaaatcaatgtgGGAAATCTGGATCCCACGATGTGATTATGTGATCAATGAAAATGCTCCTACAATACAACAATAGAAAACTGCGTTAGACCATCATGTTGTTTTGTTACATAGATTATATagagatatattattttttcaaaaaagttggaATTTTAGCACTATAAGAAGCTTAAATTTGTACAGTAAACCGAAATTTCGTTTTGCTTACATTTTGGCCTACAAAGGTTAGAAAATTATGAAGACTAATATGAATATATACGCTTTTCCAAATATCAATTTCTGcattaacaaattaatgaaatgtaaaaataatcctatttttaaaatacaaatatttatttttatataagttaaatagcaaaaggtagaaaataaataactaatacttaatattatagggagaaatatacataaataagcGAACACTAAAAGGAGAGAAAAAGAAGCGCACATTAATCCCTCAATACAAAGTCCATACTTTTGAAGAATCCGAATCGTCATCGTTATAttgatactttttaatttcttaagtaaaatatattagtataatGTCTTATCGTAGACATCTACAGCTTCATTTTAGTATAATACTTCAATGtaagattaaaacatttttcttccatgacttttttcaagtttttttatgcttctgcttttttctattaattatacGTTTTAAAAAACACGCTACTCTAGCTAAAATATTGCCGAACactaaaagaacaaaaagtcaATCCAAGTTGAAATTTATTAGAATCTAAAACATCATCGTGGTATATAATACCTTTTAAGTTTTAGGTAAAATATCTTAGCATGTTCTATCATAGACATCGTAAGCAGCTCATTcttaatgtaatatttcaacGTAAGATTAAAACtatctttttctgttttaacttctttgaaacttttttacacttcttcgaaattttttctttgctctTCTGCCTTTTTCTATAACTTATACGTTCAAATAGACAAACAATGGCAGCTAAAATGTTACCGAAaactaaaagaacaaaaagtccGTATAGATCGTTCAATCCAAGTTGCTTATCAGAATCTGAATCATCATCATCTGAACTTTTTAACCTTTTCCGGAAAACGTATTCGTTGTATGTTTTATCATAGACTCCAGAAGCCGCTCCTCTTAATATCAGGCTATTTACTTTATGTCGCAGAGGAAAACCGTTAATCATTGCAATTGCAGATGGAGCCATAAAGAAAGAATCTTTAGAAACGTAGAAACTATCTTGATATTGAAGATGAAGATTATGCTTTGATGTTACAAAagcagttttaactttatttttattgatatacttCACTAAGTCCAATTTTTGTGGTTCGACAAAccatttactttttatgattttcttgcCAATTATCTCATCCCGTTTTTTCCCGCTTTCAGCCAAAGTAAAAGCTATGCTGGATCCTTTGATGGTCACGACTTTGTAACGCCCTTCGCTTACTGCTTTTGCTAGTTGATTAATGGTGCGAATACCGATTTCTCGAGTCGGCAGCGTCATGAAAGATAACAGAAGCACTGTATAGCTGAACgaaataaatagtgaaaatagcATCCAAGACAACTGAAGAAATCTGGCATCTGTGGTCTGGACTTCAAACCAGCCTGGTTGGTGCAAGAAGATTCCaatcatgttaaaaatatcCTCCTGGAATGTACTTTTATTTGGTGGATATAAACGCATGAACACGAAAAACAGTATAAATGTAAATCCTATACAAAGCCACAGCATCAATGAAAACGGCATAAAGAAAGCGTCTCCTTTCGAAATAGTTGCTGGGAGCTTCGTGGCAAATGTTATAGTGTGGAAAGTGCACGGGAAACTGAAGTCTACGATTTCTTGCCTGGATTCGGTTATGAACATTGAGCTTAATGCTATGTCTACTTCTTTTCGATGGATCATTCCCATCAATCCTGTCCAATTTCCATCTGGAGTTTTAGCACCCCATGTTTTTTCTTTGGGTACGTAAAGTTTATATGGCATTTTTAAACCTTGTATAAGAATATCCAAGAGAGAAGATTCGTACCCTCCAATCACTTTAATTTCACCATTGgtttcatttattaaagtggATCCTGTTGGTAAGATAGCAATCCGGAGCATCTGGGTACTAATTTCTTGTGTCCCCTAAAAACAATCaagacagaattttttttttaattcagttaataCATTATGCAAATACAGATACAGAAATTTATCTgtgagattatttaaaataaatgtctaaaattatttttcaacaattaaatgACTGCGATGAATTTACCaatattgaagatattttttcttttttaatagcgGGCACTTGGGTTAGTCCCATTGGCCATAGAAATGCCAGGACTGCTACTTTCTTCTCGTTACCctgtgggcacctgtggcgtaACCACGGTGGTgaagcagcgtcgcccacgtcacacaactaCAAACCCATTTATAGGGCAGGTTACATTCACACATtgagaacacagagagagaaagaaacatccatgacctgagcaggattcgaacccgcggccaatggctccgcagtcagacacgccaaccactcggccacctggtcggtaTATTGAAGATATATTTACTTGCAGTTATCGATGAATTAGAAATGATTGTGactagtaattatttttgtgattagtgtaatcaaatcaaataaattaaatccttAGTCATAtcgtaaacaaaaattatctttctaagacaaaaagaaatatattaatacatttgaTATTCATATTATGTGAACAGCAATGAATTAATGGTAATTATGAAGCGATGAATGACCTAAAATTAACTTAACTTAAAGCCTTatcttcaaaagaaattatttatctacagtaaaataaattcgatAAATTCGTCCTTAATTATATCCAaggaaattgaaaacaatttctaaGAGGGGTGAGATGCTCCTAGAAGGAGCAGAATAGCAATACAAGATCGCACATGACAATAATATGGCAATACAAGGTCGGAAATGTATCCCTAACAATTTATTATAGGTATTTAAAGGCTACCACACATTCATTAAGGAAATATATGTTCAAGGGGATCGATAACTAactttttaagttcaaaaaacttacttttgacattctttataaacataatttatatatttttgtattttcgtaagaattatttctcttaaatttatgtTGGATGATATCTAAGAGCTATCACATAtttattatggtaaaatatatgcattcatcatgatcgaaattttaaaggaaaaataattttccggAATGCTTTAAAACTACTATTATCGTATTTTATACCCACCTTGTAAATATCTCATTCTTTTACCAAtcattatgcatttattttattttataaccgatgTTGAACAGTCGGCCTAACTATGAGTTTACGACTCtgaatattcaactccgtagcctgtATATTTTAACCcaacctagaagacaagggaactcctagatcaagtattgggacaaactaggcTTTCTGAAGGACTTTTTAGctgaactaaccagcatttacgttacatggagaggaaattcACATAAACCTCCCACGTTCTAGCCCGACAGCAAAAGGAATCTCACCCAtgatcttttttcaattttaagaaacgcCTTCTAATTTGTCTAATTTCGGAAATTCTTCTCCATGCCAAGAGCTAACGCCAAAATTGCTAGAACTCTAAAATTCCAAGAATTCTAAAATTCCAAGAATTCTAAAGTAAACAGCAGAttattgattactttttttctgaaagatatTTTCCATTCATAAAGATTGAGAAATATTCCGTGTGTGTTTTTCCTTCTCTCTAAAAGTTGAGGAAGAATTTCTTGAGAATAAAAGCCTTTTTGTTGCTAAGGTAAAATCTCTACATTAAACAAAAAGCTTTTTGTCGGTCACACTAAAAACAGGTAGCTAGCTcaaacattttagattttctttattgtaaaGTAACTTAGTTATGAAAAATAGCAGACTTGTTTTGATTGCAAAGTAAAGTacttgtaatataaaaaaaatattctcaaatggaataattgatattttatgttactttgccacaaaataacaaattacaattgcaataagtttttattagcCATTTAGAGGCacttatcaataaataatcatGAAAGTTTCCCaaccaaacatttatttttcgttgCAATCAACATAAATTGACATATCACGGCATTTAAGAAGCTTATTTAGATGCATAAAAGGATCttagtttcaatgaaataattttttttgcaatttttattttttttcaattcatttttaactttttaaaagatctcgattatttttatttttattaataaattttaaaaattattttcatgaattttaaaacaaaaatttatacgtttaattctaattcttaattctttattaCATTCGCTTCGtgcaatttcttttagaattcattCTTTGCCCaaattgtaattaaacaaattttacagaaacagTTAATTCGCAGAGATATGGACTCGGATGAAAAGGTTGTAGCTCAAGGCCCCCAGTGGTCAACAAGCCGTTGAGCCAATCTCGTTTATATTATAAAGTcacacgaatttttttttttttttttttttttttttttttttttttttttttttttttttaattttgaataaataaaatacgttttattGATATCTTCTCCTTTAGAgctttcaattatattattagGCACATGTTCTGAcagtatttgtttttcaattatttatatctaatgACAAAGTAatgaaagtatgaaaaatgcAGGTAATCTTACATTCAaagcagtttatttatttatttcagttttaggaaaagtaaaaaagtaatacGACAAAGATAcaaattgacaaaattttattttctttctattagaGGTCACACTATAGAGTTCATAGTTCCGAGACTTATTACGCATTCagataaattatcttttaattggaATATTAAACTTTTGTGCTCATAGAAAAGGAacaatttcctttaattaattaataaaatgatctattttaagctatgaattaataattaatatagaaagtCACGTATGggacatatatatacatatNtgcttatatatatatatatatatatctgaaattatgcgaaattatttagtaatttgcaagcaattttaattttaatgaactttaaattgttaattcaaaaatgtaagttaaatttttaaaaaggaaaaaattaaaatacttattaagtagaaaaattttaattgaaaaaaatttatttacttaacacaccattttaagtttttgagtGCAAAgtgaattattgattaaaaaaattcaatttaaaattttaaaaatgaa
Encoded here:
- the LOC107441679 gene encoding glutamate receptor 3-like; this translates as MLRIAILPTGSTLINETNGEIKVIGGYESSLLDILIQGLKMPYKLYVPKEKTWGAKTPDGNWTGLMGMIHRKEVDIALSSMFITESRQEIVDFSFPCTFHTITFATKLPATISKGDAFFMPFSLMLWLCIGFTFILFFVFMRLYPPNKSTFQEDIFNMIGIFLHQPGWFEVQTTDARFLQLSWMLFSLFISFSYTVLLLSFMTLPTREIGIRTINQLAKAVSEGRYKVVTIKGSSIAFTLAESGKKRDEIIGKKIIKSKWFVEPQKLDLVKYINKNKVKTAFVTSKHNLHLQYQDSFYVSKDSFFMAPSAIAMINGFPLRHKVNSLILRGAASGVYDKTYNEYVFRKRLKSSDDDDSDSDKQLGLNDLYGLFVLLVFGNILAAIVCLFERISYRKRQKSKEKISKKCKKVSKKLKQKKIVLILR